The following are from one region of the Microbacterium sp. BK668 genome:
- a CDS encoding Gfo/Idh/MocA family oxidoreductase has translation MAGSGPVGVGLIGAGNISDQYLTHLTSFPDVHVLAIGDLLEERAREQAAKYGVPTAGGVDVVLGHPDIEIVINLTIPATHVEVSEAILSAGKHVWSEKPIGVDRASSLGMLEKADAAGLRVGIAPDTVLGPGIQTAKRAIARGDIGRPLFASTSFQWQGPEIFHPNPGFLYAVGGGPLLDMGPYYVSALVHVFGPVAAVAALGLKGSETRRVQVGPLAGEEFPVEIPSTVSALISFEEGAQAQSLYSVDSPLFRHGVVEITGTEGTMVIPDPNTFGGGGAITITRPLKEAVTPPAPVVQEVIEVPQEGVLAGRGLGVLDMARSIRAGRPHVATGRFGYHVLDTLLSIEEAVERRAFVAVESTLDEVGSLGADFDPLAATL, from the coding sequence ATGGCCGGCTCGGGGCCCGTCGGCGTCGGCCTCATCGGCGCGGGGAACATCAGCGACCAGTACCTCACGCATCTGACGAGCTTCCCGGACGTGCACGTGCTCGCGATCGGCGACCTGCTCGAGGAGCGCGCTCGCGAACAGGCGGCCAAGTACGGCGTGCCGACGGCCGGTGGCGTCGACGTCGTGCTCGGCCACCCCGACATCGAGATCGTCATCAACCTCACGATCCCGGCGACCCACGTCGAAGTGTCGGAGGCGATCCTCTCGGCCGGCAAGCACGTGTGGAGCGAGAAGCCCATCGGCGTCGACCGGGCGTCGTCGCTCGGGATGCTCGAGAAGGCGGATGCCGCGGGCCTGCGCGTCGGCATCGCACCCGACACGGTGCTGGGCCCCGGCATCCAGACCGCAAAGCGGGCCATCGCCCGCGGAGACATCGGTCGCCCGCTCTTCGCATCGACGAGCTTCCAGTGGCAGGGTCCCGAGATCTTCCATCCCAACCCCGGCTTCCTCTACGCCGTCGGCGGCGGACCGCTGCTGGACATGGGCCCGTACTACGTCTCGGCGCTCGTCCACGTCTTCGGCCCGGTCGCGGCCGTCGCGGCCCTCGGCCTGAAGGGCTCCGAGACCCGCCGGGTGCAGGTGGGCCCGCTCGCGGGAGAGGAGTTCCCGGTCGAGATCCCGTCGACGGTCTCGGCGCTGATCTCGTTCGAAGAGGGCGCGCAGGCCCAGAGCCTGTACAGCGTCGACTCGCCCCTCTTCCGCCACGGCGTCGTCGAGATCACCGGCACCGAGGGGACGATGGTCATCCCGGATCCCAACACCTTCGGCGGGGGCGGCGCGATCACGATCACGCGGCCGCTGAAAGAGGCCGTCACTCCCCCGGCACCCGTCGTGCAGGAGGTCATCGAGGTGCCGCAGGAGGGAGTGCTCGCCGGCAGGGGTCTCGGCGTGCTCGACATGGCGCGGTCGATCCGCGCCGGGCGCCCGCATGTGGCGACCGGCCGCTTCGGCTATCACGTGCTCGACACCCTCCTGTCGATCGAGGAAGCCGTGGAGCGGCGGGCGTTCGTCGCCGTCGAGAGCACCCTCGATGAGGTCGGCTCGCTCGGCGCGGATTTCGACCCCCTCGCGGCGACCCTCTAG
- a CDS encoding sugar phosphate isomerase/epimerase translates to MPARTSIQLFTLREALESDLDGTLAKVAARGFTAAEPYDFVRRAEPLAAALSSHGISAPSGHAFLASESFVNPDGSGTTLPVPPPAEVFAAAKTLGMEIVIDPYTAPERWETREQIEETARLLNTAAEIGEGEGIRVGYHNHAHELEARFDGVTGLEVLASLLDPRVVLEVDLYWVKRGGVDPVELLQRLGDRVVAVHAKDGTLDPGALAAYPPADQVPAGEGVVPLAEAIAAAPALELAIVEFDHYDGDLFDAIEKSRVHLDGILR, encoded by the coding sequence ATGCCGGCCCGTACCTCCATCCAGCTGTTCACTCTGCGCGAGGCGCTCGAGAGCGACCTCGACGGAACCCTCGCGAAGGTCGCGGCCCGGGGCTTCACCGCCGCGGAGCCCTACGACTTCGTCCGCCGCGCCGAGCCCCTCGCCGCCGCGCTGTCGTCGCACGGCATCTCGGCGCCCTCGGGCCACGCGTTCCTCGCGTCGGAGTCGTTCGTCAACCCCGACGGAAGCGGAACGACGCTGCCTGTCCCGCCCCCGGCCGAGGTCTTCGCGGCCGCGAAGACGCTCGGCATGGAGATCGTCATCGACCCCTACACCGCGCCCGAACGGTGGGAGACCCGCGAGCAGATCGAAGAGACCGCGCGCCTGCTCAACACCGCCGCCGAAATCGGCGAGGGCGAGGGGATCCGCGTCGGCTACCACAATCACGCGCACGAGCTCGAGGCCCGCTTCGACGGCGTCACCGGTCTCGAAGTGCTCGCAAGCCTCCTCGACCCGCGCGTCGTGCTCGAGGTCGACCTGTACTGGGTGAAGCGGGGCGGCGTCGATCCGGTCGAGCTCCTGCAGCGGCTCGGCGACCGGGTCGTGGCGGTGCACGCCAAGGACGGAACGCTCGACCCCGGGGCGCTCGCCGCCTACCCGCCTGCCGACCAGGTGCCCGCCGGCGAGGGCGTCGTGCCGCTCGCCGAGGCGATCGCCGCCGCGCCCGCCCTCGAGCTCGCGATCGTCGAGTTCGACCACTACGACGGCGACCTCTTCGATGCGATCGAGAAGAGCCGCGTGCACCTCGACGGGATCCTCCGCTGA
- a CDS encoding TetR/AcrR family transcriptional regulator — protein MTDEEPPARPRRAYAKGVARRREILDRAIEVFAERGSGRTSLRTIAQEVGVTHAALTHYFGSLEELLVEVYRESERRGDELAPHPPDATPVEIMRESARRNRSVAGLVQLYSTLVASALEEGHPAAREFATTRFAGLRGDIADRVRQKQREGVLREDADADAVAALVIAASDGLQTQWLLDPETPQDAALALLEKLLARP, from the coding sequence ATGACCGACGAGGAGCCGCCGGCGCGACCGCGCCGGGCCTACGCGAAAGGCGTCGCGCGGCGCCGGGAGATCCTCGACCGGGCCATCGAGGTGTTCGCGGAGCGGGGCTCAGGCAGGACGAGCCTGCGCACCATCGCGCAGGAGGTCGGCGTCACGCACGCCGCTCTCACGCACTACTTCGGTTCGCTCGAGGAGCTGCTCGTCGAGGTGTACCGGGAGTCGGAGCGCCGCGGGGACGAGCTCGCCCCACACCCGCCCGACGCGACGCCGGTGGAGATCATGCGGGAGTCGGCAAGACGCAACCGCTCGGTCGCGGGCCTCGTGCAGCTCTACTCGACGCTCGTCGCATCCGCCCTCGAGGAGGGACATCCGGCCGCGCGGGAGTTCGCGACGACGCGCTTCGCGGGCCTCCGCGGCGACATCGCGGACCGCGTGCGGCAGAAGCAGCGGGAAGGCGTGCTTCGAGAGGATGCGGATGCCGACGCCGTCGCGGCGCTCGTGATCGCGGCATCCGACGGTCTGCAGACCCAGTGGCTGCTCGACCCGGAGACTCCGCAGGACGCCGCGTTGGCACTGCTCGAGAAGCTGCTCGCCCGCCCCTGA